The Sulfurihydrogenibium sp. YO3AOP1 genome has a window encoding:
- a CDS encoding GNAT family N-acetyltransferase, producing the protein MIGVEKLKNFKSFKIPVNPTDIYKYKLKNFRPKIKLQFETSKYIVKTAESHTELLKALKLRHRVFFEKTKKIVKLDSDKFDMIADHLLLIDKNSKEVVGTYRLIGSNFSKEFYTESEFFIDKIKSIKDPILEMGRACIDSNHRNGIALSLLWRGISQYVYTGGYKYLFGCSSIFQIDIEKVAFIYMYLKSKYYLSELEAYPKFNYKILSLKKYTEFLEYIEPNYEKASNYIPPLLEGYLKAGAKVCSEPALDKKFRCIDFVTILDTENLTKTFEKKYKKE; encoded by the coding sequence ATGATAGGCGTAGAAAAGTTAAAAAACTTTAAATCTTTTAAAATTCCTGTAAATCCAACAGACATTTACAAGTACAAGCTCAAAAACTTTAGACCTAAAATAAAATTACAGTTTGAAACAAGTAAATACATTGTTAAAACAGCAGAATCTCATACAGAGCTGTTAAAAGCTTTAAAATTAAGGCATAGAGTATTTTTTGAAAAGACAAAGAAAATAGTCAAATTAGACAGTGATAAATTCGATATGATAGCAGACCATCTACTGCTAATAGATAAAAATTCAAAAGAAGTGGTTGGAACATATCGTTTGATTGGGTCAAACTTCTCTAAGGAGTTTTATACAGAATCTGAATTTTTTATTGATAAGATTAAAAGCATAAAAGACCCAATACTTGAAATGGGAAGGGCATGTATAGATAGCAATCACAGAAATGGAATAGCATTGTCACTGCTTTGGAGAGGTATCAGCCAGTATGTTTACACAGGTGGATATAAGTATCTCTTTGGATGTTCAAGCATTTTTCAAATAGATATAGAAAAAGTAGCATTTATTTACATGTATCTAAAATCAAAATACTACCTGTCAGAGTTAGAAGCTTACCCAAAGTTTAACTACAAAATTTTAAGCTTGAAGAAGTATACAGAATTTTTAGAATACATAGAACCAAACTACGAAAAAGCATCAAATTATATTCCGCCACTCCTTGAAGGATATTTAAAAGCAGGTGCAAAGGTTTGTAGTGAGCCAGCATTGGATAAAAAATTTAGATGTATTGACTTTGTAACAATCTTAGACACAGAAAATTTAACTAAAACGTTTGAAAAGAAATACAAGAAGGAATGA
- a CDS encoding glycosyltransferase, whose translation MKDCQISIFNKRRRGFISFTGGSDDHGGLDLGTGYTIAEGETVEDLKNAINEGKTRYDGIYGNPKRLTHMVMNIAKEGLKRQYNLGNFGVLLDYLFEPRQQSTYILDQILGRNSILNFIETVIKHKGEVSQDNHENIHRFFINLIPYYISNIRNQKNLDFDKLSMYLGKIFIFSSSYLFYVSVYKQRADEKNFSKKIYKEFFDNGHVKGKIAYLTDTFFEINGVSRTTQKLLNLAKEENLDIKFIISYDKSIEEDEHLINFKPMFTFNLPEYEEIPINIPNFLELLDYIEQNNFDVIYAPTPGPVGLMGFAISKILGIPFVTTFHTDFPEYVYRYTSEPALKEFVAQGLKFVYNNSEKVLVPSRYYFQKLAEMGVEPEKMEVFKRGVNQEKFNPSFRDKNFWKKYDPKYNFEQVVLYVGRVAKEKDLDVFIEVYELMKNNPKVKFAIVGDGPYLKELKQTYEGKIIFTGFLEGEELSKAFASADFFLFPSTTETFGNVVLEAMASGLIPLVSHKGASKENIVEDITGFVISNNDPKEYKLILERLIENPVLSQKIRNNILKLVSNLGERNLLLEMVEKFSLDYLSKKQLEEVYV comes from the coding sequence TTGAAAGATTGTCAAATAAGTATTTTTAACAAAAGAAGAAGAGGCTTTATATCCTTTACAGGTGGTTCTGACGACCATGGAGGACTTGATTTAGGCACAGGTTACACAATTGCAGAGGGAGAGACAGTTGAGGACTTAAAAAATGCAATCAATGAAGGAAAAACTCGTTACGATGGGATATACGGAAATCCAAAAAGATTGACCCATATGGTTATGAACATCGCAAAAGAAGGCTTAAAAAGACAGTACAACCTTGGAAATTTTGGAGTGCTTTTAGATTATCTTTTTGAACCAAGGCAACAATCAACCTACATTTTAGACCAAATCCTTGGTAGAAATAGCATTTTAAACTTTATTGAAACAGTAATCAAGCACAAAGGAGAAGTTTCACAAGACAATCATGAGAATATACACAGATTTTTTATAAATCTAATACCCTACTACATCTCAAACATAAGAAATCAAAAAAATTTAGATTTTGACAAATTAAGCATGTACTTAGGAAAAATTTTTATATTCTCGTCTTCTTACTTATTTTACGTTTCAGTTTACAAACAAAGGGCAGATGAAAAGAATTTTTCTAAAAAAATCTATAAAGAATTTTTCGATAATGGTCATGTGAAAGGAAAAATAGCATATCTTACAGATACATTTTTTGAGATTAACGGAGTATCAAGAACAACCCAAAAACTACTAAACTTAGCAAAAGAAGAAAATTTAGACATTAAATTTATCATTTCATACGACAAAAGTATAGAAGAAGATGAACATCTAATAAACTTTAAGCCGATGTTTACGTTCAACCTTCCTGAGTATGAAGAAATTCCGATAAACATTCCAAACTTTTTAGAACTTTTAGATTACATAGAGCAAAATAACTTTGACGTAATCTACGCTCCAACTCCGGGACCTGTTGGCTTGATGGGATTTGCTATATCCAAAATCCTTGGCATACCATTTGTTACTACATTCCATACAGATTTTCCAGAGTATGTTTACAGATACACAAGCGAGCCAGCATTAAAAGAATTTGTAGCCCAAGGATTGAAATTTGTCTACAACAATAGTGAGAAAGTGTTAGTTCCATCAAGATATTACTTTCAAAAGCTTGCTGAAATGGGTGTTGAACCAGAAAAGATGGAAGTTTTCAAAAGAGGAGTAAATCAAGAAAAATTCAATCCATCGTTTAGGGATAAAAACTTTTGGAAAAAATACGACCCTAAGTACAATTTTGAACAAGTTGTATTATACGTTGGAAGAGTTGCAAAAGAGAAGGATTTAGATGTTTTTATAGAAGTTTATGAACTGATGAAAAACAATCCAAAGGTTAAGTTTGCGATCGTAGGAGATGGTCCGTATTTAAAAGAGTTAAAACAAACTTACGAAGGAAAGATAATATTCACAGGATTTCTTGAAGGAGAAGAGTTATCTAAAGCCTTTGCATCTGCTGACTTTTTCCTATTTCCAAGCACAACAGAAACATTTGGAAATGTAGTGCTTGAAGCTATGGCAAGCGGTTTAATTCCTCTTGTGTCACACAAAGGAGCATCCAAGGAAAATATTGTTGAAGACATCACAGGGTTTGTTATTTCCAATAACGACCCAAAAGAATACAAATTAATCCTTGAAAGATTGATAGAAAATCCAGTTTTATCACAAAAAATAAGAAATAACATTTTAAAATTAGTCTCAAATCTTGGTGAAAGAAATCTATTGCTTGAGATGGTTGAAAAATTTAGCTTAGATTATCTTTCAAAAAAACAGCTTGAGGAGGTTTATGTATGA
- a CDS encoding C4-type zinc ribbon domain-containing protein has translation MDSVTASKLLNLQELDNQIENINSELEKIPAEIEKLQKEIESLKIKHDQIIHRKKELELQKKEKELDIQTFQDRIAKLEIALNKVKSNEEYKALLREKAQAEENIIHLEDEILQLMEEIENLAKEIKEFEKIKEEKIKELENEIQTLNSKKTQLEEELNKLITQRQELVNTIKPQALSQYESIKKRVKNKVIAIVEDQVCTGCYMVIPPKIFTELLKSEKLFTCPNCGRYLFYESK, from the coding sequence ATGGATAGTGTTACAGCATCAAAATTATTAAACCTCCAAGAACTTGATAATCAAATAGAAAACATAAATTCAGAATTAGAAAAAATTCCGGCAGAAATAGAAAAACTCCAAAAAGAAATTGAATCTTTAAAAATTAAACATGACCAAATTATCCATAGAAAGAAAGAGTTAGAGCTTCAAAAAAAAGAAAAAGAATTAGACATTCAAACATTTCAAGATAGAATAGCAAAGCTTGAAATAGCTTTAAATAAAGTAAAAAGTAATGAAGAGTATAAAGCTCTGCTGAGAGAAAAAGCTCAAGCTGAAGAAAATATCATTCATTTAGAAGATGAGATTCTTCAATTAATGGAAGAGATAGAAAATTTAGCAAAAGAGATTAAAGAATTTGAAAAGATTAAAGAAGAAAAAATTAAAGAATTAGAAAATGAAATTCAGACTCTAAATTCCAAAAAAACTCAATTAGAAGAAGAGCTTAATAAACTCATCACACAAAGACAAGAATTAGTCAATACCATAAAACCACAAGCTTTAAGTCAGTACGAAAGTATCAAGAAAAGAGTAAAAAATAAAGTCATAGCAATAGTTGAAGACCAAGTATGTACCGGCTGTTATATGGTAATTCCGCCAAAAATATTTACAGAACTTTTAAAGTCAGAAAAATTATTTACTTGCCCTAACTGTGGCAGATATCTATTTTACGAGTCTAAATAA
- a CDS encoding lysophospholipid acyltransferase family protein, producing the protein MEKKAPYSEFGYKVFYKVRPALKKLLKINVVGLENIPLTGGCILAANHRSHLDPPVLNIISPRPIIFLAKKELFEVPILGWIIRKAGAIPVKRDNRDLSTIKKAISLLKEGYVIGIFPEGTRARPGEFRKPQPGVGYLIEKAKVPVIPILIEGTDKILPVKSKFPKLFKYNIDVIIGKPINFEGISSYEHVAEKVMHEIKKLKEVKRDG; encoded by the coding sequence TTGGAGAAAAAAGCCCCATACTCAGAATTTGGTTATAAAGTTTTTTATAAAGTCAGACCGGCGTTAAAAAAGCTATTAAAAATAAATGTCGTAGGGCTTGAAAATATACCATTGACCGGTGGCTGTATCTTAGCTGCCAATCACAGAAGCCATTTAGACCCACCAGTTTTAAACATCATATCTCCAAGACCAATAATCTTCTTAGCAAAAAAAGAGCTTTTTGAAGTGCCAATCCTTGGTTGGATAATTAGAAAGGCTGGGGCTATTCCTGTAAAAAGAGACAATAGAGATTTAAGCACAATAAAAAAAGCCATCTCTTTACTTAAGGAAGGTTATGTAATAGGAATTTTTCCGGAAGGAACAAGAGCAAGACCGGGAGAGTTTAGAAAACCACAACCAGGAGTTGGCTATCTTATAGAAAAAGCAAAAGTTCCAGTGATACCAATTCTTATTGAAGGTACAGATAAAATACTACCAGTAAAATCAAAATTTCCTAAATTATTCAAGTATAATATTGATGTAATTATTGGAAAACCTATAAATTTTGAAGGAATATCATCTTACGAGCATGTGGCAGAAAAAGTAATGCATGAAATCAAAAAGTTAAAAGAGGTAAAAAGAGATGGCTAA
- a CDS encoding DUF507 family protein, whose amino-acid sequence MKLPAKLVEIVSQSIADKLINEHIVEADDEQKFRHDILEIIKKAVEEEKELEEEAEKLVEQHIKQFEHEDIRFRTAVLKVMEKLAEERNIHLDPEERLNQIANRIKRYIETEDSVEIFEHPNKIRRIVLELLKRLVREQREIDKEVRQRIRSYSRKIVEGTPEWRILYNRIYEDALKRRGWL is encoded by the coding sequence ATGAAACTACCAGCAAAGCTGGTGGAGATAGTATCTCAAAGCATTGCAGATAAGCTTATAAATGAGCATATTGTTGAAGCAGATGATGAACAAAAATTTAGACATGACATTCTTGAAATAATCAAAAAAGCTGTAGAAGAAGAGAAAGAACTTGAAGAAGAAGCAGAAAAGCTTGTTGAACAACATATAAAACAGTTTGAGCATGAAGATATAAGATTTAGAACAGCTGTTTTAAAAGTAATGGAAAAATTAGCCGAGGAACGAAACATTCATCTTGACCCAGAAGAGAGATTAAATCAAATTGCAAACAGAATAAAAAGATACATTGAAACAGAAGATTCGGTAGAAATATTTGAACATCCAAACAAAATAAGAAGAATAGTCTTAGAACTTTTAAAAAGATTGGTAAGAGAACAAAGAGAGATAGATAAAGAAGTTAGACAAAGAATCAGGTCTTACTCAAGAAAAATCGTTGAAGGGACTCCTGAATGGAGAATTCTCTACAATAGAATATATGAAGATGCTTTAAAAAGGAGAGGTTGGCTATAA
- a CDS encoding HEAT repeat domain-containing protein, whose product MDYDDKLILALNNPITQNRMVVIEILGKRKTKKAVSKLCKMLFDKRDTYELIEIAKALQNIGTDEVLECLKERKKIQDNIILEKFLDQIIKI is encoded by the coding sequence TTGGACTACGATGATAAACTTATTCTTGCACTTAATAATCCAATAACACAAAACAGAATGGTTGTTATAGAAATCCTTGGCAAAAGAAAAACCAAGAAAGCTGTTTCTAAGCTTTGTAAAATGCTTTTTGATAAGAGAGATACTTATGAGCTTATAGAGATAGCCAAAGCCTTGCAGAACATTGGAACAGATGAAGTTTTAGAATGTTTAAAGGAAAGAAAGAAAATTCAAGATAATATAATCTTAGAAAAGTTCTTAGATCAAATTATCAAAATTTAA
- the ispH gene encoding 4-hydroxy-3-methylbut-2-enyl diphosphate reductase gives MANIIVAQTAGFCFGVRIAVDMAKQAGEKLGHAYTNGPIIHNKQVVNYLKSIGVEEMQDYSQLKPGDTVIIRSHGVPPKTERMLKELNINVLDATCPFVKKVHDKVKQLVEEGYFVVIIGEEGHPEVIGTLGHLEEVGGKGVVVENFEDLVKKVPKRNRIGVVAQTTQSEDFFREAVGYLAENTEELKVFNTICDATSVRQEEVKKIAPEVDVMIIIGGKHSGNTQRLYQISKALNPNTYHIETADELQNQWFENKENIGISAGASTPDWIIQEVVNKIKEIKGVSHE, from the coding sequence ATGGCTAATATAATAGTTGCACAAACAGCAGGATTTTGTTTTGGTGTAAGAATAGCTGTAGATATGGCAAAGCAAGCCGGAGAAAAACTCGGACATGCATATACAAATGGTCCAATAATCCATAACAAGCAAGTTGTTAATTATCTCAAATCTATTGGTGTTGAAGAGATGCAGGACTATTCACAACTAAAACCCGGCGATACTGTAATTATAAGGTCACATGGTGTACCACCCAAAACAGAAAGAATGTTAAAAGAGTTGAATATAAACGTTCTTGATGCTACATGTCCGTTTGTAAAAAAAGTTCATGATAAAGTCAAGCAACTTGTTGAAGAAGGGTACTTTGTAGTAATAATAGGTGAAGAAGGGCATCCGGAAGTGATAGGAACGCTTGGACACCTTGAAGAAGTTGGCGGAAAAGGCGTTGTTGTTGAAAATTTTGAAGATTTAGTCAAAAAAGTTCCAAAAAGAAATAGAATCGGAGTAGTAGCACAAACAACCCAAAGTGAAGACTTCTTCAGAGAAGCGGTAGGATATTTGGCAGAAAATACAGAAGAGTTAAAAGTTTTTAATACAATTTGCGATGCTACTTCTGTAAGACAAGAAGAGGTTAAAAAAATAGCACCAGAAGTTGATGTGATGATAATCATCGGTGGAAAACACAGCGGAAACACACAAAGACTTTATCAGATTTCAAAAGCATTAAATCCAAATACTTATCATATAGAAACAGCAGACGAGCTACAAAATCAGTGGTTTGAAAATAAAGAAAATATAGGTATATCAGCCGGTGCATCCACACCTGACTGGATAATTCAAGAAGTTGTAAATAAAATCAAAGAAATAAAAGGAGTTAGCCATGAATGA
- a CDS encoding polysaccharide deacetylase family protein codes for MLQKLNISIHDVTKSNLEKVYYLKDILEDLGVSKITYLLIPYYHEKENLLEIKEDLENFKVNGEFVLHGYSHKSGCFKGLKSLFTNCEGEFLYYQDLEDRLKKGLEILNKLSIHPKGFIPPAWLMRKEDYKVLKQYGFRFTEDRLYIYDLQKDKKILSPVLSFGSRGIVEVVSKLSFKAYFYALRLSKINVIRIALHPVDAIDEDKIKLIVKTLKGKDFKYMHLQDLIK; via the coding sequence ATGCTACAAAAGTTAAACATCTCTATACACGATGTTACTAAATCAAACCTTGAAAAAGTTTACTATCTCAAAGACATCTTAGAAGACTTAGGTGTTAGTAAAATCACATATCTATTGATACCATACTATCATGAAAAAGAAAATCTGTTAGAGATAAAAGAAGACTTAGAAAACTTTAAAGTTAATGGAGAGTTTGTATTACACGGTTATAGCCACAAATCCGGCTGTTTTAAAGGACTGAAAAGTTTATTTACAAACTGTGAAGGCGAGTTTTTATACTACCAAGACTTGGAAGACAGACTAAAAAAGGGTTTAGAGATTCTAAATAAACTTAGCATACACCCAAAAGGCTTTATACCACCTGCATGGTTGATGAGAAAAGAAGACTATAAAGTACTAAAACAGTATGGATTTAGATTTACAGAAGACCGATTGTATATTTATGACTTACAAAAAGATAAAAAAATCTTATCACCGGTTTTAAGCTTTGGCAGTAGGGGAATAGTTGAGGTTGTATCTAAATTATCTTTTAAAGCTTATTTTTATGCATTAAGACTTTCCAAAATAAACGTCATAAGAATTGCTCTACACCCGGTAGATGCCATAGATGAAGACAAAATAAAATTAATCGTCAAGACATTGAAAGGCAAAGATTTTAAATATATGCATCTTCAAGATTTGATAAAATAA
- the mtnP gene encoding S-methyl-5'-thioadenosine phosphorylase, translating to MLGVIGGSGLYQIDGIEILDEIAIKTPFGEPSDKYIFTQYKGRKVVFLPRHGKGHKYPPHLINFRANIWGFRKLGVDKILSISAVGGINPNLNPGDFVISNQFIDFTKSRVQTFYEGIYSKNDDTEIKDEVSEFLNSKRVVHIDVTDPFCPEMRDVLIKVCDKNNFPFHQKGVYAATEGPRLETSAEIKFLRLIGADIVGMTLVPEIVLARELKMHFASISVVTNLAAGISQNRLTSDEVVEMMKEKNEQIKTVILTFIENLPERFNCECENVLKGAAI from the coding sequence ATGTTAGGGGTAATAGGTGGTAGCGGACTATATCAAATTGATGGAATTGAAATCTTAGATGAGATAGCAATAAAAACGCCTTTTGGAGAGCCGTCAGATAAATATATCTTTACTCAGTACAAAGGTAGAAAAGTAGTTTTTTTGCCAAGACATGGAAAAGGTCATAAATACCCGCCACATTTGATAAATTTTAGAGCTAATATATGGGGGTTTAGAAAGCTGGGAGTGGATAAAATTTTATCCATCTCTGCGGTTGGTGGAATTAATCCAAATTTAAACCCAGGGGATTTTGTAATATCTAACCAATTTATTGATTTTACTAAGTCAAGAGTTCAAACTTTTTATGAAGGCATTTACTCAAAAAATGATGATACTGAAATAAAGGACGAGGTTTCTGAATTTTTAAATAGTAAAAGAGTTGTTCATATAGATGTAACAGACCCTTTTTGCCCGGAAATGAGAGATGTTTTGATAAAAGTGTGTGATAAAAATAACTTTCCTTTTCATCAAAAAGGTGTTTATGCAGCCACAGAAGGACCAAGACTTGAAACATCAGCTGAAATAAAATTTTTAAGATTAATTGGTGCTGATATAGTAGGGATGACCCTTGTGCCGGAGATTGTTCTTGCAAGAGAGTTAAAAATGCATTTTGCTTCTATCAGCGTTGTGACAAACCTTGCAGCAGGTATATCACAAAATAGATTAACATCTGATGAAGTTGTAGAAATGATGAAAGAAAAAAATGAGCAGATAAAAACTGTTATACTAACTTTTATAGAAAATCTTCCAGAAAGATTTAATTGTGAATGTGAAAATGTGCTAAAAGGAGCTGCTATTTAG
- a CDS encoding glycosyltransferase yields MRLLDITHFYSEKGGGIKTYIQNKIEYLKDKEDIQHTLIIPGEEDGELFLKRTKIIKIKSPYFPFNNHYRLLINPVKLSNILKQEKPDVVEIGSPFLIPTVVNSKKESLKYKTVGFFHSNLESVVENINKIKGKIIVKKIARSYTYKTYSNLDLVIAPSYYVKNYLLDIGVQNVEVIYHGIDVDFFDKIQPEEDLRQKFNIPVNKIVFIYVGRFSEDKNFDELIKIIKLLLQIQPNRFFFLLIGAGPLKDYALSSLNSNSLILDYISDREYLVKMLKMSDIFITASKTDTFGLSLVEAQACGLPVLAYNKTSFPEIVFYKKYLATDVLDFASKALKLSNSLNNLDRNLMKNFIRNEFDLNKNFDKLFRIYREL; encoded by the coding sequence ATGAGACTATTAGATATAACACATTTCTACTCTGAAAAAGGGGGAGGGATTAAAACATACATTCAAAACAAGATAGAATACCTAAAAGATAAAGAAGATATTCAGCACACATTAATAATTCCAGGGGAAGAGGATGGGGAACTTTTTTTAAAAAGAACCAAAATAATTAAAATCAAATCTCCCTACTTTCCATTTAATAACCACTATAGACTTTTGATTAATCCTGTTAAACTTTCAAACATATTAAAGCAAGAAAAACCGGATGTAGTAGAAATAGGCTCTCCTTTTTTAATTCCAACAGTTGTAAATTCAAAAAAAGAAAGTCTAAAATATAAAACCGTAGGTTTTTTTCATTCAAACTTAGAAAGTGTCGTTGAAAATATAAACAAAATTAAAGGAAAAATTATAGTTAAAAAAATTGCAAGGTCCTACACATATAAAACTTACTCAAATTTAGACCTTGTTATTGCTCCATCTTACTACGTTAAAAACTATCTTTTAGATATTGGTGTGCAAAATGTTGAAGTTATCTATCATGGTATAGATGTTGATTTTTTTGATAAAATTCAGCCAGAGGAAGACCTTAGACAAAAATTCAATATTCCTGTTAACAAAATAGTTTTTATTTATGTTGGAAGGTTTTCGGAAGACAAAAATTTTGATGAGCTGATAAAAATTATAAAATTGCTTTTACAAATCCAACCAAATAGATTTTTCTTTTTACTCATAGGAGCCGGACCGTTAAAAGATTATGCTTTAAGCAGTTTAAATAGTAATTCTTTAATTCTTGATTATATCAGCGATAGGGAATATTTAGTTAAAATGCTTAAAATGTCAGATATTTTTATTACAGCATCTAAAACTGATACTTTTGGACTATCTTTGGTTGAAGCCCAAGCCTGCGGACTTCCGGTTTTAGCTTACAACAAGACTTCCTTTCCGGAGATAGTATTTTATAAAAAGTATCTCGCGACGGATGTTTTGGACTTTGCATCTAAGGCTTTAAAGTTAAGCAATAGCTTAAACAATCTTGATAGAAATTTAATGAAAAATTTTATAAGAAATGAGTTTGATTTAAATAAGAATTTCGACAAGCTTTTTAGGATTTATAGAGAGCTATAG
- a CDS encoding lytic transglycosylase domain-containing protein — MMKVLIYAYFMVLLIGLNVLKAETLEPKNVSSAVEDKLENSQDVKALEDYLNKSEEELVKVEIEKKKKDYISKHRRELESYIENGKNVIPLIYSIFIKHNLPPELLAIPVIESHYRIMVKSPKGAAGLWQFMPETARNFGLKVNKEVDERLDPIKSTLAAVKYFKKLYSVFGDWHLVLASYNAGHNKIITKVSYHGNSFSSIKNFLPKQTKEYVLKFIAIAEATTEIIKKKRLDKEDTNFDIVKVNKGFTFEEISKLTYIKRETLDTLNPHLLKKRIPNDGEEYNLYVPKGYGNLVKALLDDSV; from the coding sequence ATGATGAAGGTATTGATATACGCATATTTTATGGTTTTACTAATAGGATTAAACGTTTTAAAGGCAGAAACTTTGGAGCCGAAAAATGTAAGTTCGGCTGTTGAAGATAAGCTTGAAAACTCTCAAGACGTTAAAGCTTTAGAAGATTATTTAAACAAATCAGAAGAGGAATTGGTTAAGGTTGAGATTGAGAAGAAGAAAAAAGATTATATTTCAAAGCATAGAAGAGAGTTAGAATCTTACATTGAAAATGGGAAAAATGTTATTCCTTTAATTTACAGCATTTTTATAAAACATAATCTGCCACCAGAACTTTTAGCAATTCCTGTAATAGAGAGCCATTACAGAATTATGGTAAAATCACCAAAAGGTGCTGCAGGCTTATGGCAATTTATGCCTGAAACTGCAAGAAATTTTGGACTAAAAGTAAACAAAGAAGTTGATGAAAGGTTAGATCCTATAAAATCTACTCTTGCAGCAGTGAAATATTTTAAAAAACTTTATTCTGTTTTTGGAGATTGGCATTTAGTTCTTGCAAGTTATAATGCTGGGCATAACAAGATAATAACAAAAGTTAGCTATCATGGAAATTCATTTAGTAGCATCAAAAATTTCTTACCAAAACAAACAAAAGAATACGTTTTAAAGTTTATCGCAATTGCTGAAGCAACAACAGAGATAATTAAGAAAAAAAGATTAGATAAAGAAGATACCAACTTTGATATTGTAAAAGTAAATAAAGGATTCACTTTTGAAGAAATATCAAAATTAACTTATATTAAAAGAGAAACTTTAGATACATTAAATCCTCACTTATTGAAAAAAAGAATACCTAATGATGGAGAAGAATACAATCTATATGTACCAAAAGGTTATGGAAACCTTGTAAAAGCTCTACTTGATGATAGTGTTTAA
- a CDS encoding lysophospholipid acyltransferase family protein produces MSYLRLFYRLNIFIVLLILFLLISLSIDLTVRSQYKKKRLFLKNAGIFRDIACRLYKINVLIDNASIHKLDKNYLILSNHLSYLDIIALMYNNKNAFVSTTEVRESFLIGKLAQYGGSVFIDRKNKNGIKEEIEMIKDLLHNGFNVVIFPEGTTSNGECVLPFKSSFLELAFLVDALVAPCCIKYTKVNDGPVNEKNRDLLYYYGDMEFFSHFFTFLKNVKSVFIEVKFLKPEDPENFKDRKELSKYLHSKIEKCYKS; encoded by the coding sequence ATGAGCTATCTAAGACTCTTTTACAGGCTTAACATTTTTATTGTTTTACTGATTTTATTTTTACTGATTTCTTTATCAATAGATTTGACTGTACGAAGCCAGTACAAAAAAAAGAGATTGTTTTTAAAAAATGCAGGAATTTTCAGAGATATAGCCTGCAGACTTTACAAAATAAATGTCTTGATAGACAACGCTTCAATCCATAAATTGGATAAAAACTATCTTATTCTTTCAAACCATCTTTCCTACTTAGACATTATAGCTTTGATGTATAACAATAAAAATGCCTTTGTCTCAACCACAGAAGTTAGAGAATCTTTTTTGATTGGAAAGCTTGCACAGTATGGAGGAAGTGTTTTTATAGACAGAAAAAATAAAAACGGTATAAAAGAAGAGATAGAAATGATTAAAGATTTATTGCATAATGGTTTTAACGTTGTTATCTTTCCGGAAGGGACTACATCTAATGGCGAATGTGTTTTACCTTTTAAATCTTCATTTTTAGAACTTGCTTTCCTGGTTGATGCTCTTGTAGCTCCATGCTGTATAAAGTATACAAAAGTTAATGATGGACCTGTAAATGAGAAAAACAGAGATTTACTTTACTACTATGGTGATATGGAATTTTTCAGTCATTTTTTTACTTTTTTAAAGAATGTAAAAAGTGTGTTTATAGAAGTTAAGTTTTTAAAGCCAGAAGACCCAGAAAATTTTAAAGATAGAAAAGAGCTTTCAAAATACTTACATTCAAAAATAGAAAAATGCTACAAAAGTTAA